The Athene noctua chromosome 16, bAthNoc1.hap1.1, whole genome shotgun sequence genomic interval AcgaaatacagaaattaaatgaaCAATGGTGGAAATGTTCTACTTTTTTGGGCAAGAGGCTtgtgaaatgaaggaaaaagaactTTCCTCAGTCTtgtaatttcttgtatttctatGGAATGTACAATTTATGACAAAAGAATACAATTGTATGAATAGTTTTTATTGCTGACAATTAGAATGTGCTTGAAAAGAGACTATTAATTATCTGATGGAAAAGTCAAAACTGGAAGCTTAACATGATAAGATTTGATAAAACAGTGAACTATACCTACAAGGAAGGAGCTTTATTTTTCTAGacaagaggacaaaaaaattacaattagAGACTAAATAATTAAGCACTGTTAAAAGCAGGAGACTTGATTCTATTGCAGTGTAAGATGTCACCAATGTTTCTGGAAAGTTTCTTGCTGTCATCGTTGTCCCTACAGAGGAGAATGTCTTGCCATGTTAATGCTGAAATTGGAGATTGATTCCATCACGTTATGCAGGTGCTACTGCAATGGTTACAAACCCCTTAACATGTGAAAATTTGTCAGAAGAGAAGTCTACTTGCAGCTGTAAGGGCCCAGTCCTGCGAGGtgtaaattcaaaataaatttttgatCTCTCCCTCGGTGCCAGTTGtgccagactgaaaaaaaaaaaaatccgttaaTTCGGGCTTGCATTGTCTTTCTTTGAGATTCCCAAGTGAACTCTATGATACCTAGAGCACCAACAGTTACTCGAGACCCAGACTTGGTTTTTGAGAAGAACAAAACAACTTCTTTTGGTCAAAATGAGGGGACCTATGGCAttgtcttgtttgtttgctttagctTGGACTTATTTTTCTGGTATTAGGGTACTGtatataaaaatagaaacatgAAGCCAAGCTGTAGAAGAAATAGCAGAGACACAAAAGAATTTGACATGCCCATTTGCTTTCCTAGGAAAGAAGAACGTTAGCAGTTTTTAATTGTTAAAGAAGTtcttatatggaaaaaaataatacatgatTGAGGAATCATAATCTCTCAATATATATCTggtggcatttttattttcataaaaatttttcaatatgaaaaatCAATTCaaccattatttttttcatattgagAAACTAGATGTGCTATTGGCCATGTTAGAAGCACTGAGTAAATGCTACAGCTTTCACTTACTGTATCTTGACCTGTTGATTCATCAAAGTCACTAGTAGTACGCAGCGGTTCACCGGTTCAGGGAGGGGATTGGCATATGAGATCTCTAGAGTAACAGCTTTATTCACTACAACCCGCCGAGGAATCTAAATGACAAAGACATGTTTCTGATCATTCACTGTTTTACACTTTTCTGGAGCCAGAcatcagagggcaactgagcactgTGCAGATTTTTGCTCCCCACttctccccccagcactgggaaggagaaaagcaaaaggcCTGGcaaattgagataaggacagggaggggatgATCTCATCTGTTAAGGCACAGGTAAAAATAGGCctgttagggaaagaaaaaaaaataacatctcttGTATTTGAGGATGAATGAGATATTGGCAGGAGAAGAGAAATTTAACTGACAGCTGGTAAGCCTTTCCTAATTCTTGAAACTGGATTTGGTTTAGCTAAATAGCGCTGTCAAGCTGTGTGCAGTATTTTGTGACCAATTTCAGTGAAATAGAGGCCAGACACATCTCATTACACCTGTCTGACCCTTGGCTTGCAGagtggttttgtggggttttctgGCACACCATTGATTAGGGTTAAAGTGTTAAATCAATATTAACCGGACCTAACAGATTAGAATTAAGGGTTTAAAGTCTGTATTTTGGAAGTAGGCAAAGTTGTATAAAGGCAACGCAAGCAGTTGCCGATAACTAGAATACAGATGAAATGAAAACAAGTTCTGATGAATGTAAAGCAGTGGCATGTGACTGGGAAGGAAAGAAGGTAACGGACCTCTTCTGAAGAACAAGGGGCAGATTCAGGCAAAGATTCAAAATTGGTGTCTTGCATGCTTACTTTCTCAATTTAAGCAGGCAGAATTTTGGAGCAACATCTGAAATTGCAGCCTAAATTAATTCGTTTAACCCCAAATTCTCATCTTAAGGTCTGAGCTCCAAAAAGACTCTTTAGTTCTTTCTGTCTAGGACGTCAGGGAGGGAATTGTTTACCTTAATGATAATGTTTGTGTCCTCTAAAATGATTGTCTTCTCCACCAGCAGTTTTGCCCCATGCATGTGCATGACTTCACACAAAGCAGTAACTTGGATCCTTTTGTCAGTAGTCAGATATTTTCCATAATAAGAATAAGGGATCTTTAACCGGATATGTTTCTCTGGAATTCAGACATATGTTTAGGAACCATTAGATTCTCAAAGAATGCTAAAGAGAGTTACTGTGAGCgttttttaaattattggagACCAGAAGGATAAGACAGCTGGAGTCTgtttatatttcttccttttgtgaCTGGTTGTGTATTTCCCTCTTCTGGTGATCCTTGTCTACTTTAACTCATTTGACCCTTACAGTTTTGAATGGAGGATTTTGGCCTGAAAGTGAGGGAGTCTGCTCATCTGCATTTAACTGAATTCTTGTTCCTTTGTATTTCTTATAATTAGAGGCATAACCATTTTTATCTATTCCTCCCCTTATATCCTATTTGGTTTTCCTCAGCCAAGAAGAGAGTTTGAGTCAGGTTTCACAGAGAGCCTTTTCAAGTGACCTGGTCAGCTGCTTATTTGTAGTCCTACAGCTTCCCTGCTGTgtatggaaaaaatgtttatctttGTAGCCCCTGGGGATGAAAAAGATCTCTGTAATAGTTTTAATAGCCTTGACTTTTCAAAAGAGAGACAGAGTTTCACTGTAACTTTTAACCTTTGTCCTGGTTAATTTCTATTAAAGTGTTGAGCGCATACATCAGacttttttatttgttcagaTGTGTTCCTGTGCATGTATTAATCAGacacacacgcacatatatatatgtacaaatgCACATGACACACAGATGTGTAGTATTGTTTCTGGAGCTATAAATTAAATGTAGCCTTCTATATAACATTTCATGAGAGCTTCAACTCCTGGTTGAAATAGTGAAAGTTTTCAGAGGAAGAATAAAAACCTTGTCAAATGTAGTCATAAAGAATGCTATTAAGAGATGGAACAAGTGGATGCACTACAAGACTGATACAGATATGATACtgttatttcttccttccagttGCCTTCATGTGGCTGAGAAGAGAGCTATATTGGCTCCTTAGGGACATTAAAAGTTACCTTGTTTAGAACCAAGATCCACAGAAGTGGCTGCCTTCAGGATCTCTGCCACTGCTCTCCTTGTGTACAGGATGGTTGATGCACTCATGTCCACCTTCACAGTCTTGTGGTCAAAAGATAAGTTATTGAGAATTAAGATCAGGGTAATGTCTTTGCCAAACACTGGAGGTTCAGCCAGCTTGAATTTCCCAGAGATCCCAGGGTTTCTGATTGTCTCTGAAGATCTTCCATCTGGAGATTCTGTGTGTCCTTCTGTGACATTTGATCCAAATATCTTGGCCAAGGCCTTTTTATAAACTCGTCTTTCATCAGAAGAACCTGGGCGAAGGAGAGAACCAAGTAAAATTTGTACTTTTGTTGCCACTGCACCTTCTCTTTGTGAAGGCTTTCAGAATGATGTAAGGAGTCAGCTCGGCATCACCCAGAAATATGCAATACCTAAAAGATCCTTATATTTTTATTAGGCCTGTCTTCAGGTTTTTCACAGGAAGGTAATAAACATACTGTAATAAGGTGAATAAGTCACAAAAATGAAATATGATGCATTTGTATTTGTTTAAGaagcaatatttctttttctttggtcaGAACGTTCGGTAGTGTGATAAGTGTTACTTTGCTAGTCTGTTGACAACCAGCCTGTGTATTAAATATGGTTGCACTAAAACTTTGAAGAGTGAAGTATTGAACTATAGCCACTGATTCTGAAtggcaaactttaaaaaaaaaagttaaatacatcTTTCTTAAGATTTTTGAGCCACAAACGTGGAACAAACTATTATATGAAATCTATAACcctaaatttaaaaaagataGACATAGGTACCAAGTTGTtaagataaaaatattctgcaaacatATGGCTGTGCAGTTCTtaactttttctgctttgtttaccTAAGTACAGGGGAATGGCAGTTGGTCCCTTTACTGTTTCCTAGTAGTTTTGTTTCCAGAATCCAATAAGGTGGAGGCTGAATCCACCCAGAGTGCAGAGACATAACAACTGAATGGCTGAGTAGCTGATGGGTGGATGTCAGAGCAGGAGCGTGGGAGAGCCTAACTCGGTGAATTTATACAGTCAGAGATTGAGTGAGCCACTCCTCTTGGGAGTGGGATGTAATGGGGTCTTCTAAAGGAAAGATGAGGAGTTGCAGTGGACACAGTAAGGAGGAACTTGCTGAGAGGTCATATGGGAGATAAATATCTAGCTGGAGTTTAAGGTTTTGGATTAGTGGTTTGACTGTTGCCTCACTCCCTCTGTCAGATATGCTGGAAAACTAGTACTTATTCATCTGCAGCTTCCCCTACTGCAGACCTGTGTGTAGTTTGTGATACATGGTAGACTCATTTTTAAGAGTTTTTGGTATGACAGCTTGAGGGTTTGTCTGCCTTGGGTAGTAAAACATTTTATAGCCCAGTTTTGTGTATATATTATGTTTTGTACTTCTGTGTAAGGGACTAAAGTATATTTTGTATTGTGTCTTAATAAGGAAACTACTGAAtatgcaaaaccagaaatataatACCCATTGTATTAAGAAAGTATTATGGCAACACTGGCAGCGATGTTTTAGGAAAGGAGAGATGCTCAAACAAAACAGGTTACCCATCCTAGCTTCCTAGCAGCAGGAGCTCAGGAGGAGATAATCGTGATAACAGGGAGATAATTTGTGATAATTCCTTTACCTTCTGGATATTTGTAGTTATGGGTGACATCCACACGGGAATTGCTGCCCACAGCTTTGGTGCTGATAAACCTGCCAATTATTTCAGTATCACAATAAACTCTTTTCTTAGTTCCATCGTTGTATACAATCCATCTGTTGCAATCGGCATTCACCTCTGTATACACAAATAAGGTGTCGTAATCCAAGTCTACGTCACCTTCTTTGACGGCTCTGACAGATGCAGGGCCACACTGAAATAATcctaaaacatgaaaacaaaagtcAAACCTTGTTAGTTGTGTTCAGTTCAGAGCAGGAGTGTTAAGTTATGCTAAGAACTTATACTGTCACCTCTGCTTTGTTCTTGTGGAGTCGCATCTAAAACCTGCCATCCATTGTATGATGTTCCCAGGTCTGGGCGAATGAACCAGCTTTCATTCCAGACATGATAATCCCTGGAGACAAAGAACAGTGTCTAGAAAGCGTAGTAATATAGAGTCATACAAACTTCCAACTTGAAAGGAGTAGCGGACTTTGTTTCTTAAAGATGCTCTAAGATGTGACAAGCTGTCTAGTTACAGCTACTCGCTACCTCTTCCAAGGGATAGATTTACTGCCTGCTTCTGAGGCGTAGACctcagggtggggagggagagaatACAGATATCGGCAGCTTGCTTTGGGAGCAACATCAACTATAAGGGAAAGATTTAAGCCTTGGATATAGGCAACACTTGGTGATTCGGTTCAGTAACCTTCAAATGTGGGAAATGCTTTGTTTAAATAGAAACTTAAAATAGCTATACTAGGTCAGATAAAATGCTCATAAAGTCTAATAGTCCATCTATAGTAGTGTGCAGCAGCAGATGTTTAGAAAACAGGTAAGAATAGCACATGAATAGAATGACTCTTCCCCTGATATGCTCTATGATTTCTCACAGTCAGAGTCTTTGGGACTTTCTGAATTATTGATTACATTGAGACCACTGGGTTGAATAGTCAGTAGTCATTCTCTATGAAACTCTTTTGTCCTGATTAAAAACTCTTTATAGCTTTGTTTTCAACAGCATCCAGCAGTGCTGAGTTCCACAAACTCCAAAAGGAAAGAATAGCACGAAAGATTGGTAAAATGTAGGTCACAGGAAGACccagaaaataatatttgctgGCTGAATTTTGTTCAGAGGCTAATACTTAAGAGGTGAAAGACTTTCCGTATCCTTCAATGACATACACTCAGTGAAAGGAAGTATGCTAAGTAAAGATGATGCTTTTGGCAAAGCCTGGTGAGCAGTGACTGAGCTATGTGATATACCCTTGGGTCTAGTTAGTTCACTTTCTGAAAAGTGAAGTGGCTGCAGAGTAAAGGTTTTAAAACTGGAGGGGAACTAAAGCATAAAATAGTATTATTTAAGGAATATCATGTTTCTTTGACTACTCAAGTTTTGGGGCTTGACTGATGATCATGGATCACTTGCTGCTTACAGCATTAGACTAACAATGTCCAACAACCAAGTCTGGAGAGTCCTAGGATTGTTCTGTCTTTCAGCCCCCACAAAGGGAAGGTCTAGATAAAGGAGTGCTGGAGACCTTCTTGGGGAGGCCCCCATCTACCTGGGGAGGATGACAAGCCAAACTGAGAAGCACAGGCTTTGGATGTGTGATGGGAGAAGGTTATGGCAGCAGCAAACCAGTTAAGAGGATGGAAGGTACATAGCTGACTTAGCAGGAACAGACTGGTTAGGTGCCAGTAATTAAAAGAGCCTTGGGAACTGGTATATTGTCAATGGAAACATCCTTTCTAAAGGAAGTTGCAACTTGTTTGAGGCCAGGGACTGCAAAAAAATTGGGCTGGCTGGTTGGTTGAAGTAACTGTTATCTCAAAACCATGaagtatgttttctttcccagtgGATGCCTAGTTTGTTAATATAATTGTATTAAATTTTGTCCACTCGGTTGCTTTTGTACTACTAGTGTTCATGTTTTTAAGTCTCGTAAATACTCTCTCTAATTATCGGAGAtgcaaaaaattatatttaccaTGTGGAATCCTTGCTGATATTAAGACTCTTCCCAGAGCTGTCATAGTACTTATCAATACTCAGGTTTCTATCCACATCATGGGCAGAATTAAAATTTGAAACCAAACGAGTTGGAATCCCCAAGCACCTCAgaactgaaatacatttaaaaaaaaaaaaccaaaaacaacacaacaaaacaaaagaaaaaaaaaagtaacacagcTTTAGTTCAATGATTACAAATATCTGAGAAACAAAGCTAAGTGTCTAAATATTTTGTGATTCTTTGGCATTTGCAGTCTTCAGAGCACTGTTTCTCTTGTAGAATTAATTATTATGTAGTTCTGATACAACCAGAGGTCACAAATGCCTCCATTTCACCACAGCCCTCTATTCTTAAAGCTTACCTGTACACATCACACCTGCAAACACCCAGCACTGGCCGTACTGAACAGGCTTGTAGTTGTCCTGACGCCATTTCTGGAGAATTACCACGCTGCCATCCCATCTGGATGGATTCTCATGTGAATGGAAACTTCCTTGCCACTTTCCTAGGAGAACTCCATTATCATTATCATTTCCATTGATCTAGAAATAGGCCAGTGGACAGAATGCACAAAATCAATTGTGTATCAAGTTAATTATATTGCTTAAGGTGCAGGGGGATGACTCTCAGTGGTATAACTACTGCTTGCTGCTTAAGCATGTGAAACTCAGATTAAGTTGTGCATTTCTTACCATAGAACTGATTACTCGGCCCACATATTTAGGATCTCCTCTTCGGGATACATCAATGGCTGGGTCCTGACGATAGTACAGGCTCAGATCGAGCATGGTGAGACAGATGTTTAGAAGGTGATCTTGGAACTGATCAGATAAgatacacattttaaagaaatactttcacAAACAGAGCTAGAGAAGATCCTACTGCAGTTCTTCCTTTCTAAGATATTCCAGCCCAAAGGTGATAGGGACAGTGAGGCACAAAGACAGTAGCATGCAGTTCTCACCACAATATTGGCTAAAGTCAGgactaaataaataaagcaagaatCTGGCAGGATGCCTTCTGCCATCAGAAGAGGTCACCACAATAAAACTGAAACAGCAAAGCTTATTTTGACTGCAGTTGTTAGATTCTCTTGAGTTACAcccctggaagcattcaaggtcaggttggatgtgGCTTTGAAcagcctgatctagttgaagatgtccctgctcactgcagggatGTCGGACTAAATGATCTTTGAAAGGTCCCGTCCAGCCCAGagcattttatgattctatgtcAATGTCTGTCCTGGCCCACTGTAACTGTGTTACAAAACCAGTGGGTGTGTTGGAGCCACACAAGTGTGTGGTCACTTGTACTCTGGATGCTTTGGTCACAGCTGAGCCCCACACTTGTACCATGAGCTTCAAGCACATGTAGAGGTCAGTCCTAGCTGCAGGGCTGTGCTAAGCCGTCTCACACCACAGTCCTACCAGGCACACTCTGAGCAAACCACAGCCAGGTCTGTTCAGTTTTCATATAAATAGGCATACGAATCAGAGAGGCAGAAAGAGCCCAAATTAATTCCTTATGGCTTACCTGTCCATAGTACCATCCTCTTGCTTCAATGTACTTTGCGTTACCCACAAAGATGATTCCATTTTCATTTAGAACATACTCTTGTCTCTGATTTTCGTCAGCCAAGTAGACATCATCACCTGCAACCAAGTTGGGCATGCTTTTATAGTTAAAGCTAAGAATACCAGCAACCTTTCAGAAACATTTGTATCTCAATTTGGCAATGGAAAAACTACTGTTTGGAAAATGCATTGTTATAGCTCAATGAAGGGGTACAGTTCAGTGAAAATGCCTGATACTGCATATGGCCTGGGGGGCAGGAAGTCCATGTTCTGTTGCTTCAACTTTTTTCCGGGATTTTAGTATAGCCTTTGTGTATTACCTAAATGTCTCCTATCTGTACATTGTATTTTTGtgaggaagatggagaaaaattCAAGCTAACTCACTAGATTTTTCTGCCTTCTCAGGGTAGTTAGAAATAGAACAGACATTTGAAAAGAATCACATAGGTaacatatttttctctgttttccagtcatgtttgtctttgttttaaGATTCCTAAATGAAGATCTCTACTTGCCCGATCCAAAGTGCTATCAGGAATGTTATTAGGATAGCCTGCTGAAGCATTCACTTTCATTTCACTGTTACTCATTGTTTTCCCTAGTCTGTGGCACAGTATGTAGCTATGAAAGCACCGGCTTCCCACAGGTGTTTAGGTAGTTTTAATCACTTTTTAGGTAGCAATATCTATTTAGTTCTGTGTTTAATTTCATAATGTTTAAAGTTACTTTCTGAAAGCTTCAGGATTTCAGGAAATACATCTAAAAATCAGCTTTTCTATTTTGAGTCACCTTCTTTACCTTCCTAGGAACTTCCCGTCCCTCCCTTCCTGCAAATAAAGACAttgtgtaaattattttaaaaatcatatcaCATGATATAAGTATTTTTGTGATTGCAGtccacactttttaaaaaatatcattatcGTTGTTGATGCCCCAGGCTTTTGGGGCAGCTTGGGCCTGGTgaactgtgtgcagttctggatGCTGCACTTCAAGGTGTGGACCAGTTGGAAAGAGAGGAGCACTGAGAATGTCCAGCAGTCCTGAAAATAGAACTTATGAAGAAAATATGACTTCTGAATTAACTCAGAATTTTTTAAGGTAGAAAAAAATGGGGGTGAGGAATGGGGCAAGCATGGTAATCAATTCCAGAAATTCTTGTGAAGAGAATAGGGCAGTGGGATAGGAACTCTGTTCTTGGTGTCTATCATATGTGGGATGAGAGGTTATATgctgaaatcaaagcaaaaaagaTTTGCTTAGTTAATAAGGAAAGATTCTAATGGAAAGGCTGGTGTTTTATTGGAGTGAATTGCCAGGGGAGGTACTGGAGCTTCCCTAAGGGCTGATCATTAAGAAGGAATTCAAGATCTGTCAGGAATGACCTAAGTGCTAAACTGAACCTGCCTTAGAGCATGGTGTGGGGCTAGATAACTTCCTAAGATCCTTCTAGCCCTATGAGTTTATGATTATGAGCAGTCTAAATGTCTTTCTATAATCACTTGAAGAACATCTATTTTTTTTGAAGTTTTATGTACTCTCAATTATAATGTTCTAAAGTCAGTTCTTCGAATAAGTattcttaggggttttttttatacacTATTCCTGCCAATAACTCAGAGCAAAATTAACATTagtttaaaggaggaaaaaaaccccacaacacaccACAACAAACCTCGCAAGTATGACTAAATAGTAACAACCCCTTCTTCTGTTACTCTCGgcacacagggagaaaaaaaacaccccacaatcAGCTGTGATAGTTGTCTTTATTAGTTATAGAAAGACCACTATAGAGCTAATCCTTTATTAACTTaataattttaatacaaaaatacaaaattgttaTATATTTTTGTCCTCTCATTCTGAAGTTAAAGTTTATCCTGCATACTGAGAAACCAGCAGGATATAAATTTCTATTGATAGTTTTAAATCAATATGTAAGTACACTTTCTAATATAGATATGTACTTCTAGTAATTTCTTCATATAATGTTTGCCACAGAAACAAGACATCTAGGGAAAAAGATATATTCCATGAAATTCTCAAACATGTATATTCTTTTATCCCCTGAAGCTTTACAATTGATGTGTTCACTGGTGAACTATAGATAAGCATTTAATGATTAACGCTTTATTCTAGATGTTAACTGTACATTCCTTCAACAGCATTAGGACATAATGCATCGCTATCAGAGGCTGGCTTGCAGGTATCTTAGATTTCTCTTTAAAAGTCCTTAAGAGACTTTATTAATGTTAAAACATCACTCTTGTTTTAACCATAGGTTTGAAAAATACATTGGTGAGTTAATAAGCTAATTGATTTGTTACCATTATGGTAAGATCATATTTTCTGTATctgaattctgtatttatttcagatATACAACCTCTGAAACTAATTGCTTTTGGCTTGCTAAACTACAAATTTTCTCTTGTCCAGAAGGCTTTTTGTGTCTTCAGTTTTCCTAGTAACTCATCACTGAACACGTTTTAATTCATAAAGCCTGTTCAGGAAAGATTAACTAAAAGAAAATTCCACTTGAGATCTCATCACCTTGTACAATggcataa includes:
- the LOC141967169 gene encoding protein-glutamine gamma-glutamyltransferase 6-like; the encoded protein is MADLTPTHISWQPSANAGTHHTDRYANTELTVRRGQAFTITLYFNRPKQTGESLAFVTEIGPTPSESHRTKAVFNLSEVGASGWSAAQGPSESNYMNFTISSPANAVIGRYNLSLQVTSGNKIFSRFLGQFVLLFNPWCPGDDVYLADENQRQEYVLNENGIIFVGNAKYIEARGWYYGQFQDHLLNICLTMLDLSLYYRQDPAIDVSRRGDPKYVGRVISSMINGNDNDNGVLLGKWQGSFHSHENPSRWDGSVVILQKWRQDNYKPVQYGQCWVFAGVMCTVLRCLGIPTRLVSNFNSAHDVDRNLSIDKYYDSSGKSLNISKDSTWDYHVWNESWFIRPDLGTSYNGWQVLDATPQEQSRGLFQCGPASVRAVKEGDVDLDYDTLFVYTEVNADCNRWIVYNDGTKKRVYCDTEIIGRFISTKAVGSNSRVDVTHNYKYPEGSSDERRVYKKALAKIFGSNVTEGHTESPDGRSSETIRNPGISGKFKLAEPPVFGKDITLILILNNLSFDHKTVKVDMSASTILYTRRAVAEILKAATSVDLGSKQEKHIRLKIPYSYYGKYLTTDKRIQVTALCEVMHMHGAKLLVEKTIILEDTNIIIKIPRRVVVNKAVTLEISYANPLPEPVNRCVLLVTLMNQQVKIHLAQLAPRERSKIYFEFTPRRTGPLQLQVDFSSDKFSHVKGFVTIAVAPA